DNA sequence from the Bombus huntii isolate Logan2020A chromosome 7, iyBomHunt1.1, whole genome shotgun sequence genome:
ACAAATGGCTAATTATGATGAAGAGATTATGATAAATTTAgacgttttgaaattttgatttaTCTCGTTCTACCAATTTAGTAGTTTAATCATACAAgtgatatgtataatttattataatcataAGATTTAGGGTGCATTGAATATGTATAAAGATTTGctaaaaatatgtaaagtaTTAGATGAAGATTAGAAATAATATAGATCCATTTCTAGTAACAAcataattacaattttgtattattctctgaaaaattaaaaaaattactgTTCCTAAAAAGATAAGTATTTAcaatcatatttaacaaatataccCAAATTTACATTCttgtttttcttatttataagTTTAATGATACTtcagaataataatattttaatcgttTTTCCAACACAAATTATGTTTTGAAAATTGTGAAAAGAATGCCAAGTTTAAATATCGAAATGTaacataaaagaaaataaaggatTGTTTCTATGCATAATATTGTTATtggtacaattttttttattatataaaataaaatgttagtAGAACAATGACATAATTTAGTAGTAGAATAAGATTTACTTTGTAATGTGTATGGTAAtatgattaaaatattgatCTTTTAAAACATACACATAATGTTCTTCAAAAGATGCCTATGGAATGAGCAAGACCagcatacatatataatgtCGTAACACCCATGATGAAAGTAGTAGTAGCTTTAACAATAAGGGCTGACCATGGGccagttaaaaaaaatactaGGAGAAAATCTAAAATAAGTGGCCTATATACTGTAAGTATAAGCATACCAACTACTATTGGAACTAAACTTCGTTTTAGATCATGTCGTGACCATAACCATACAAGTGTTGCTGTAGTTATATGTTGTAcctatatacataaaaaataaagttttaataaaaaatttcctgCGAGGTATTACTTATTAAAGTAGTAGTATATTATTACTCactaaattaatattagattCGAGACTCTTTTGAATGTATTTCCAATCAAATTCTGCGCCTCTTGCTCCTACCCATAATAGGAGGAACCTAGTAAGTAATACCTCAGCTCCAGCCCATCCAACTCCAGCAGTTAAAATTTTTGCATGCCCTTTACCGGGTATATTGTtcaatgataataaaattccTACTAAATCAGCTAAATCTATCGAAGACTTTAAAAATTCCTACATAGTttattatatgttaaataagttaatcaataattaaatacaagcaaattaaaaatataaatacatacacCAATTAAATCATAACCTTCACCTCCTACGTTATCTGCTGTAGGGAAAAAAGTAGCAAGTGCCAGCATTTTTACTAATTgtgtaaatatgtaaataccTCCAGCTTGAATAC
Encoded proteins:
- the LOC126867975 gene encoding transmembrane protein 147 isoform X1, with the protein product MTLYHFGNCLALVYVPYYLTYKYSGLSEYGAFWKCIQAGGIYIFTQLVKMLALATFFPTADNVGGEGYDLIGEFLKSSIDLADLVGILLSLNNIPGKGHAKILTAGVGWAGAEVLLTRFLLLWVGARGAEFDWKYIQKSLESNINLVQHITTATLVWLWSRHDLKRSLVPIVVGMLILTVYRPLILDFLLVFFLTGPWSALIVKATTTFIMGVTTLYMYAGLAHSIGIF
- the LOC126867975 gene encoding transmembrane protein 147 isoform X2, whose translation is MFHIYETIILFETASEYGAFWKCIQAGGIYIFTQLVKMLALATFFPTADNVGGEGYDLIGEFLKSSIDLADLVGILLSLNNIPGKGHAKILTAGVGWAGAEVLLTRFLLLWVGARGAEFDWKYIQKSLESNINLVQHITTATLVWLWSRHDLKRSLVPIVVGMLILTVYRPLILDFLLVFFLTGPWSALIVKATTTFIMGVTTLYMYAGLAHSIGIF